The DNA sequence ATGCGGACGTCCACCTTGCGCACGACCGTGTCCCCCACCCGCCGCACTTCGCCTTCCTGCAGCACGCGCAGGAGCTTCATCTGCAGGAGGGCGCTGGCGTCGCCGATCTCGTCGAGGAACAGCGTGCCTTGATCCGCGGCCTCGAACAATCCCGGGCGCTCGCCCACGGCGCCGGTGAAGGCGCCGCGTGCGTGACCGAACAGCTCGCTCTCGATCAGGCTGTCGGGCGTGGCGCCGCAGTTCATCGCCACGAAGGCGCGCCGCTTGCGCGCGCTGAGCGCGTGGACCGCGCGCGCCATCAGCTCCTTCCCGGTTCCGGTCTCGCCGAGCAGCAGGACCGGGAGATCGCTCTCCGCGACCGGCGGGAGCAGGCGCTTCGCTTCCCGCCACGCCGGCGACTCTCCCTGCAGCTGCTCGAGCACGAAGCCCGCATCGCCGAGCCCGTAGGCCGGCGCCAGTGGCATGCGCTCCATCCCCTCCTCCCCTCCGCGCGGTGCGGTCTCTCTACGTCCAGACCACTTCGCGCTCGCCCTCCACCACGTCACCCAGGGGCCACACGTGTTCGCCCGCGCGCTCGAGATCGGCGGCCACGGCCGACGCCTCTTCCGGAGCGCACACCACGATCATGCCGATCCCGAGATTGAAGGCCTCGCGCGCGTCCTCTTCGGGCACGCGGCCCAGGGCCTGAAGCCACCGAAACAGCGCTGGACGCGGCCATGCCGCCGTGTCGACCTGCGCGCGGGAGCCTTCGGGCAGCACGCGCTTCAGGTTCCCCGCGATGCCGCCTCCCGTCACGTGCGCGAGCGCGCGCACGCGGGACGCCTCGATCAGCGGGAGCAGCGTGGGCCCGTACCAGCGGTGCGGCGCCAGCAGCGCGTCTTCCAGCGATTCTCCGTTCCCTCCGGGCAGCGGCGAGCGCCGGTCGAGGCCCGAGGAGTCCAGGATCCTGCGCGCCAGTGAATACCCATTGGTGTGGAGGCCCGACGACCCGAGGCCGAGGAGCCGGTCGCCGGGCCGGGCCGCGTCGACACCGAGCAGCTTCCCAGGCATCACGGCGCCGAGCATGCATCCCGCCACGTCGACGACGCCGGGCAGATACGTGTCGGGCATCTGTGCGGTCTCGCCGCCGAGCAGCACCGCGCCGACCTCGCTGCACGCTCGCGAAAGTCCCTGCACCACGTCCAGCACCACCGCGGCGTCGAGCCGGGACTGCGCGATGTAATCGAGGAATGCCAGCGGACGGGCGCCGTGGACCAGCAGGTCGTCGGCTCCGTGATAGACGAGGTCGGCCGCAGCGTCGCCCACTCGCCCGCATTCGAGCGCCAGGTGCAGCTTGGTGCCCACGCCATCCATGGTCGCCGCCAGGAGCGGCGGCCCTCCCGGCCAGTCGATGACGCCGGCGAAGCCGCCGGGCAGCGGACGCACCGCGTCGGTCCAGGTGGCGCGCACCGACTTCGCCATCGCGTCCTTCACCTGGTCAGAGCGCGCGATGTCCACTCCCGCGTCGCGGTAGCGCATCACGTCCTCGCCTGGG is a window from the Candidatus Eisenbacteria bacterium genome containing:
- the purM gene encoding phosphoribosylformylglycinamidine cyclo-ligase, with translation MRYRDAGVDIARSDQVKDAMAKSVRATWTDAVRPLPGGFAGVIDWPGGPPLLAATMDGVGTKLHLALECGRVGDAAADLVYHGADDLLVHGARPLAFLDYIAQSRLDAAVVLDVVQGLSRACSEVGAVLLGGETAQMPDTYLPGVVDVAGCMLGAVMPGKLLGVDAARPGDRLLGLGSSGLHTNGYSLARRILDSSGLDRRSPLPGGNGESLEDALLAPHRWYGPTLLPLIEASRVRALAHVTGGGIAGNLKRVLPEGSRAQVDTAAWPRPALFRWLQALGRVPEEDAREAFNLGIGMIVVCAPEEASAVAADLERAGEHVWPLGDVVEGEREVVWT